In Salinibaculum sp. SYNS191, the genomic window AGTTCCCGCAACGGCTTCTCGGTCGCGTCGCCGTCGATGAGCGCCCCGAAGCACATGCCCCTCCGTTAGTGGCGCTGACACAAAAGCGCTGGTCCGGTCGGCCGCGTCAGTCGCCGAGCGATTTTTCGGCGTTCCCGCCGGAGTAGCCCGTAATGAGCGACGAGACAGCGTCCACCGAGGGATGGACAGACCGGGACATCGACGCGGTCGCAGGGGAGCTCCGGGCGGCCGACCACGCCGTCGCGCTGACAGGGGCCGGCGTCAGCACGGCCTCCGGCATCCCCGACTTCCGCAGCGAAGGCGGTATCTGGGACAAGTTCGACCCGAACGAGTTCCACTACCAGCGCTTTCTCGCGGACCCGACGACGTTCTGGGAGAAGCGCGTCGAGATGCACGAGGCGGCCTTCGGCGGCGACGTCGAACCCAACGCCGCCCACGAGGCGCTGGCCGAGATGGAACGGGCCGGCGTGCTGGACGCCGTCGTTACCCAGAACACCGACGGCCTCCACGCCGCGGCCGGGTCCGAATCCGTCGTCGAACTCCACGGGACCGGTACTCGGGTGGCCTGCGAGGAGTGTGACAGCCGCTTCGACGCAGCGCCGGTCCACGAGCGGGTCCGCGACGGCGACGTGCCGCCGACCTGTGAGGATTGCGGCGGCCTGCTCAAGCCGGACGTGGTGCTGTTCGGCGAGGAGATGCCGCCCGGGGCGTTTCAGGCGGCCCGGAATCACGCGCAGGACGCCGACGTGTTCCTTGCTGTCGGGTCGTCGCTGTCGGTCCAGCCCGCGGCGTCGCTTCCGCGGCTGGCTGCGAGAAACGGGACGCTGGTCGTCGTGAACCTGGAGGAGACGCCGCTGTCGGGGACGGCGGACTACGAGTTCCTGGCCGACGTGACGGAGGTGCTGCCGGCAGTCGCCGGCCGGTTCCTATAGTTCCACGCCGCCGGGGACGAGGCTCTGCTGTCGGAGGAGTTCGCCGCCGGTGTCGTAGACGAGCAGCGTTTCGAGCGACACCGTGACGGGGGACGCGCCCGGCCGCTCGATGCGGAGGGAGTACTCGCCGGACTCCTCGCGGGCGGCGTCGACCACGGCGAGGATGTCGTCGGCGCTTGCTGCCGCCTCGAAGACGTAGTCGCCCGTGAGGCGGCGGGAGACGCTGAAGACGCCCGTCGCGTCGTCGTCGGACAGCGGTGTCTGGAGTCGGAACGCGGCGTCGATATCGGAGCGGTCGGGGACCTGGCCCGTCTCGTCTTCGAGCCGGGCAGTCAGGGTTCCGCCGGGGCCGTCGTACTGGAGGACGAGCGTCGGCACACCGTCGGCTGAGGGGTCGGTGTGCGTGGCGGTCAGTGTGAAGTGGTCGCGCCTCATCTGGCTATTCCACAGTAGGACACGCGACGCAATGAACGTAACGCCGGCGGCGCTATCAGACCGAGGCGACAGCTTTTAGCGCTGCGGTGCTGGGGACATAGCCATGTGGGTCAAGTCGGAGTACGCGGGGGAACTCGCGGTGCTCTCCGCGTGGGTGTCGATGCTGGTCCCGTGGAACGTCGCGTTTCTCACGAAGGCACCGTTCGACAGTACCGTCGTCTTTCTCCGCTTTGCCCTCTTCGAGGTGCAGTTTCGCTTCCCCTCGGAACTCGTCTTCGACGGGCAGCAACTGGACGTGGCCAGCGCCCTGGCCGAGACCTACCCCGGGACACACTTCCTCGGCGACGCCTTCCTCGCCTTGCCCACCGCCGCGATAACGTTCTACGAGTCCCCGCAACTCCAGCAGGCGGGGCTGGCTGCCACTGGCGGGGCACTCGCCTTCCTCGCCGCGCTCGCGCTGAGCGTCGCGCTCTACACCCGCGAGGACGCCGTGGCGGACGCCCTCGACGGCCGGGAGGTCCAACTCATGGGAACGCTGTTGCTCGCCGGTGCCGCCGGCACAGCCGTCGCGACGGCGCTGTACTACCTCGAACGCGGGCTCGTCGGGACGCCGATTCCCGTCGGCGTCCTCGTCGTCGGGGCGCTGGGAGCCGTCCTGCTCCGCACCGAGCGCGTCTGACAGGTGCGAATTTAAGTGCCTGGGATTGCAACCCCAGCGCAACCGCGTGCCCGCAGGCGGGCACCACCTCATCATGTCCGAGTACGACCACGAACGCGACACTCCGGCGACCAGCCCCGTCGAGGACGACAGCGAGGGGACGCTCGACGGCGTGCGCGACTGGCTCTCGCGGACCGCCCGGCTGCTCACCGGCTCGCTGGTCACCGTCACGGACTACGACCCCCGGCGACACGACCGGCTCGTCTCCTTCGACGGGCTGTCGGGGTACGAGGAAATCGACCGCTACTGGGTCGACGCGCCCTTCTCGTTCGTCTCCATCAACTACGACCCCGAGGCCCAGGAGCACTACTACTACGTCGTCGAGCCCGAACTCGACGACCTGGAGCGGGACCTGCTGGACCGGCTGTACGAGGACATCCGCGACCCGCTCCTGTACCGCGACGACGTGGAGGACGACCCCGAACGCGCGCTCCGCGAGGAACTCCGCGAGCGCCTGGAGGAGTACGGCGTCACCATCGAGGAGGAGACGTTCTACCGCCTGTTCTACTACCTGCACCGCTCGTTCCAGGGCTACGGCAGGCTCGACCCCCTGATGTACGACCCCCACATCGAGGACATCTCCTGCGACGGCCCGGGCCTGCCCGTGTTCGTCTACCACGACGACTACACCGACATCGAGACCAACCTCGTCTACGAGTCCGAGGAGCTGAACAACTTCGTCATCCAGCTCGCCCAGCGGTCGGGCCGGCACGTCTCCGTCTCCGACCCGGTCGTGTCGACGACGCTCCCCGACGGCTCGCGCATCGAACTCGCGCTCGGCGAGGAGGTCACGCCGAAGGGGTCCGCCTTCACCATCCGGAAGTACGCCGAGGAGCCGTTCACACCAATCGACCTGCTGAACTACGGCACGTTCAGCCTCCGGATGCTCGCCTACCTCTGGCTGGCCATCGAGTCCAACAAGTCGCTCATCTTCGCCGGCGGGACGGCGGCGGGCAAGACCACCTCGATGAACGCCGTCTCGATGTTCATCCCGCCCCGCTCGAAGGTGCTCACCATCGAGGACACCCGCGAACTCTCGCTGTACCACGACAACTGGCTCTCCTCGGTCACCCGCGAGCGGATGGGCGACCAGGACATCACGATGTACGACCTGCTGCGGTCGGCGCTGCGCCACCGGCCCGAGTACATCGTCGTCGGCGAGGTCCGCGGCGAGGAGGCCATCACGCTGTTCCAGGCGATGAACACCGGCCACACCACCTTCTCGACGATGCACGCCGACAGCGTGCAGACGGTCATCAATCGCCTGGAGAACGAGCCAATCAACGTGCCGCGGCCGATGGTCACCTCGCTGGATATCCTCTGCGTGCAGGTGCTGGGGCGTTCTCAGGGCGAGCGGGTCCGCCGCGCCCGCACGCTGGCCGAAATCGAGGGCATCGACCAGCGGACCGGCGAACTCGACTACTCGACGACCTACAACTGGCACGCCACCGAGGACGAGTTCTCCGAGAGCAACTCGGACCTGCTTGAGGAGATACGCGAGGAGCGGGGCTGGAACCGGTCGGAGCTACTCCGGGAACTCCAGAACCGGCGGCGGTTCCTGCGCTACCTCCAGCGGGAGGGCGTCACCGACTACCGCCGGTTCACCGCGATGGTCAACAAGTACTACGCCGACGCAGACGAGGTGATGGCGCGGATAGACAGCGCGGGTGTCGAGGTCCAGGGCTGACATGGTCGACCCCGTCTGGCTCCTGCCGCCGGTCGTCGTCGCCGTGGCCCTGGCGGCCTGGCTGGGCGCGAAGGTCGACGGCCGAATCGACCGCCTGGTCTCGCGCTTCGCCCGCCTGCTGTTCGACCGGGTCGTCTCCGAGAGCGCCGACCGCAGGCGGACGATACAGTCGGCCTACATCGACACCTCCTACCGGAGCTACGCCGCGACGACGCTTCTCTATACGGCGCTGGCGCTCGTCGCCGGGTTCGTCACCGGCGCGTACCTGACGGCGGGCGTCCTGCTCGTCTTCGAGGACTTCGTGCGCCTGCTGACCGGCCTGCCGGACACCATCGTCGTGGCACTCGGGGCCCGCGTCGATTACCGGCTGATTCTCTCCGACAGTCAGTGGTGGGCCATCGTACTCGGCGGCGGCGCCGTCGTCGCCGTCGTCGCGGCCGTCCTCGCCTACGTCCTGCGGTGGAAGCTCCCGGCCAGCGACGCGGAGGTCCGGCGGCGCAGCATCGACGAGGGACTGCCCCGGACGACCGCGTTCATGTACGCGCTCTCGCGGGGCGGCCTGGAGTTCCCCGCGATTCTCCGGTCGCTGGCCCGCAACCGCGCGGTCTACGGCGAGACTGCCGACGAGTTCGCCATCGCGGTCCGCGAGATGGACCTCTTCGGGCGGGACATGATAACCGCGCTGCGGCGGATGTCCAGGCGCACGCCCAGCGAGCAGTTCAAGACCTTCTCTGAGAACCTGGCGAGCGTCCTCCAGAGCGGGAGCAACCTGCCGACCTTCCTCAGCGAGCAGTACGAGCGCTTTCGCGAAGACGCCGAGGAGCGCCAGGAGGAGGTGCTGGAGGTGCTGGCGACTATCGCGGAGGGGTACGTCACCGTGCTGGTCGCCGGCGTGCTCTTTCTCATCACCATCCTGCTGGTCTTCGGGCTGACGACCACCGACACGCTGTGGCTGCTGATGCTGCTGGCCTACCTGATGGTGCCGCTGGCGAACGCGGGCTTTGCGGTGTTCGTCGCCCAGCGACTGGACGAACTGGGCATCGCACGCGGCGGCGGCACGGACATCCTCGACCGTCACGCGGTCCAGACCCCGGTCAGGGAGCAGCCGTCGACGGACACCCGCCGGGCCGACGGCGGCCTGGCCGAGGACAGCGAGAACCGGCGGACGCTGGCGTGGTACGACCGGCTGGCGGCGGTCAAGAGTGTCCTGCAGGACCCGCTGCGAACCGTCGTCTGGAACCCCCAGACCGTCCTCTACGTCACCGTGCCGCTGGCGCTCGTCGCCATCGCGGTTCGGCTCCCCGACGCGCTGACCGGGACCGGCGTCAACCGGCGCGTGCTCGACGACATCCTCGTCCAGTCGGCGCTGTTCGTCCTCGTGACCTACGCGGCCGTCCGGTGGCTCTACACCCGCCGCATCGACAGGATAGAGGCGGCGACGCCGGAACTGCTCGAACGGCTGGCGAGCCTCAACGAGGCCGGGATGTCCGTCGTGGAAGGGTTCTCCAGAGTAAGGGGCAGCGACCTCGGGGTGCTCACGCCGGAAGTCGACCGCATCTGGCGGGACATAGAGTACGGCTCGAACGTCGACGACGCACTCGTGCGCTTCGGCCGGCGCGTCCGGACCGCCACGGTCACCCGCGTCGTCGTATTGCTCACAAACGCGATGCGCGCCAGCGGGAACATGGGGCCGGTGCTTCGCATCGCGGCCGAGCAGTCCCGCGCGGACCTGAAACTCCGCCGCCGGCGACGCCAGCAGATGCTCACCTACCTCATCGTCATCTACATCTC contains:
- a CDS encoding type II secretion system F family protein, with the protein product MVDPVWLLPPVVVAVALAAWLGAKVDGRIDRLVSRFARLLFDRVVSESADRRRTIQSAYIDTSYRSYAATTLLYTALALVAGFVTGAYLTAGVLLVFEDFVRLLTGLPDTIVVALGARVDYRLILSDSQWWAIVLGGGAVVAVVAAVLAYVLRWKLPASDAEVRRRSIDEGLPRTTAFMYALSRGGLEFPAILRSLARNRAVYGETADEFAIAVREMDLFGRDMITALRRMSRRTPSEQFKTFSENLASVLQSGSNLPTFLSEQYERFREDAEERQEEVLEVLATIAEGYVTVLVAGVLFLITILLVFGLTTTDTLWLLMLLAYLMVPLANAGFAVFVAQRLDELGIARGGGTDILDRHAVQTPVREQPSTDTRRADGGLAEDSENRRTLAWYDRLAAVKSVLQDPLRTVVWNPQTVLYVTVPLALVAIAVRLPDALTGTGVNRRVLDDILVQSALFVLVTYAAVRWLYTRRIDRIEAATPELLERLASLNEAGMSVVEGFSRVRGSDLGVLTPEVDRIWRDIEYGSNVDDALVRFGRRVRTATVTRVVVLLTNAMRASGNMGPVLRIAAEQSRADLKLRRRRRQQMLTYLIVIYISFVVFLVIIVAVNEVLVPSLPESVPTPSEEDLRRLGVSAGIAGRLGSVDKAAYTLVFFHTALIQAVLSGFIGGQLGEGTLKDGAKHAAAMLAVAYVAFLLISSPVASIAAGDAVSTGDTLRIEGASMSDGGYVVVYEDGINSTMLGHSEYVPPGTQEGGIVVSLDREVKQNRTVYVVAHRDTNGNRTFDYPGPPLPPRGQSEDVPYASASGARESGVEVEVTYVG
- a CDS encoding type II/IV secretion system ATPase subunit, with translation MSEYDHERDTPATSPVEDDSEGTLDGVRDWLSRTARLLTGSLVTVTDYDPRRHDRLVSFDGLSGYEEIDRYWVDAPFSFVSINYDPEAQEHYYYVVEPELDDLERDLLDRLYEDIRDPLLYRDDVEDDPERALREELRERLEEYGVTIEEETFYRLFYYLHRSFQGYGRLDPLMYDPHIEDISCDGPGLPVFVYHDDYTDIETNLVYESEELNNFVIQLAQRSGRHVSVSDPVVSTTLPDGSRIELALGEEVTPKGSAFTIRKYAEEPFTPIDLLNYGTFSLRMLAYLWLAIESNKSLIFAGGTAAGKTTSMNAVSMFIPPRSKVLTIEDTRELSLYHDNWLSSVTRERMGDQDITMYDLLRSALRHRPEYIVVGEVRGEEAITLFQAMNTGHTTFSTMHADSVQTVINRLENEPINVPRPMVTSLDILCVQVLGRSQGERVRRARTLAEIEGIDQRTGELDYSTTYNWHATEDEFSESNSDLLEEIREERGWNRSELLRELQNRRRFLRYLQREGVTDYRRFTAMVNKYYADADEVMARIDSAGVEVQG
- a CDS encoding DUF7549 family protein, which translates into the protein MWVKSEYAGELAVLSAWVSMLVPWNVAFLTKAPFDSTVVFLRFALFEVQFRFPSELVFDGQQLDVASALAETYPGTHFLGDAFLALPTAAITFYESPQLQQAGLAATGGALAFLAALALSVALYTREDAVADALDGREVQLMGTLLLAGAAGTAVATALYYLERGLVGTPIPVGVLVVGALGAVLLRTERV
- a CDS encoding DUF5793 family protein codes for the protein MRRDHFTLTATHTDPSADGVPTLVLQYDGPGGTLTARLEDETGQVPDRSDIDAAFRLQTPLSDDDATGVFSVSRRLTGDYVFEAAASADDILAVVDAAREESGEYSLRIERPGASPVTVSLETLLVYDTGGELLRQQSLVPGGVEL
- a CDS encoding Sir2 family NAD-dependent protein deacetylase, whose protein sequence is MSDETASTEGWTDRDIDAVAGELRAADHAVALTGAGVSTASGIPDFRSEGGIWDKFDPNEFHYQRFLADPTTFWEKRVEMHEAAFGGDVEPNAAHEALAEMERAGVLDAVVTQNTDGLHAAAGSESVVELHGTGTRVACEECDSRFDAAPVHERVRDGDVPPTCEDCGGLLKPDVVLFGEEMPPGAFQAARNHAQDADVFLAVGSSLSVQPAASLPRLAARNGTLVVVNLEETPLSGTADYEFLADVTEVLPAVAGRFL